From Pseudomonadota bacterium:
CATTTCAGACCCTTGAGACCGGCCCCATATCAACCGACATGTCTTTCCTTGAAATGCTAGACGTGGTCAACGAGCAACTCATCCACAAAGGTGAAGAACCGGTGGCCTTTGACCATGACTGCCGGGAAGGGATCTGCGGCACGTGCGGCGCGGTGGTCAACGGCGAGCCCCATGGCCCGGAAAAGAAAACAACCCTCTGCCAGCTCCATATGCGCAACTTCAAGGACCACGACACCCTGGTCATCGAACCCTTCAGGTCCCGGGCTTTCAAACTGATCAAGGATCTGATTGTTGACCGCAGCGCCTTTGACCAGATAATTGCCGAAGGTGGCTATGTTTCGGTGAATACCGGCGGCGCTCCAGATGCAAATGCCCTGCCGGTTGCAGCCGACAAAGCCGAACAGGCCCTGGACGCGGCGGAATGCATCGGCTGCGGCGCCTGTGTGGCAGCCTGCCCCAATGCCTCGGCCATGCTCTTTGTGGGCGCAAAAATCTCCCATCTCGCCCTGCTCCCCCAGGGGGAACCGGAAAGAAAACGTCGCGCCCTGGCAATGGTCAGAAAAATGGACGAACTGGGATTCGGCAATTGCGGCAATATCAGGCATTGCGAAGAGGCCTGCCCCAAAGGCGTATCAATCAGAAATATCGCCCGGATGAACCGAGAATACATCAAAGCATCGCTTTTTTCTGAATAACTTAAGGAAAGATGGACTCCTAAAAAGTCCATCGTACCGCTTTAAGATGGCTAAGCAAAAAGCTTGATATACAAAGAATAGTGGTGTCGCGGAAGCGGAGGCATATAGATGATATGTCGAGCATTTTGCGAACCCGCTATGATGCAGTAGAGCGACTTTTTACGACGCCATCAAGGAATAAATATGCCTCAGGACACATACAGCTTCATCTACGATGATTACGGGAACACGAAAAAAATCCAGGTATTCACCCGCGGGCTTGGCGTTCAGAATAACAATTATACCAACAAGGGCACCTCCTTTACCAGAAAGGAACGCGCCGGTCTGAAGCTGGAAGGCCTTATCCCGCCCGCCATAAGACCTATGGAAAGCCAGATCAGAAATAATCTCGCGGTATTCAATGAAAAGCAGAGCGATATTGAAAAATTCATCTATATCCGCTCGCTGTTCGACCGCAACGCCACCCTGGCCCATGCCCTCATCGCCAGCGACATCGAAAGCTTCATGCGGATTATCTATACCCCCACCGTGGGCCTGGCCTGTCAGCAATACTCATCCATGTTCAGAAAGGCCAACGGCCTGCATTTTTATCCCGATAATATCGACCAGGCCGAGGACATCCTCCAGCAATACGGCCACCGTGATATCCGGGTGGCAGTGGTCACCGACAATCAGGGAATTTTAGGCATCGGCGACCAGGGGGCCGGCGGCATTGCCATCTGTCTGGGCAAGCTCATGCTCTATACCCAAGGGGCAGGGATCGCGCCCTGGCATTGTCTGCCCATTTCTCTCGATGTCGGGACCGACAACAAGGTGCTTCTCGCCGATGAAAACTACCTGGGCTGGCGGCATGAAAGGCTTCAAGGGGATGAATATGTGAAATTCATCCAGCGGTTTGCCAAGGCCTTCCGCACCGTCTATCCCAATGCGCTGTGTCAATGGGAGGATTTCTCCAAACAGAAGGCCTTTGCCATACGAGACACCTATCTCCACGACCTCATTTCCTTTAATGACGATATCCAGGGAACCGGGGCAATCACCCTTGCCGGGATTCTCGCGGCCATGAAAATCAAAAAACAGAAACTTAGGGATCAGGTCTTTCTTGTCCACGGCGCCGGTGCGGGAGGGGTCGGCATCGCCGAACAGATCGAATCGGCGCTCCTGGAAGAGGGTTTGAACACCACCCAGGCTCGTGAAAAAATCTTCACCATTGACAGCCGGGGATTGGTGACCACCGGCCGCAGGCTTGATCCATACAAGGAGAAATTCGCCAAAGACCCGGCTGTTCTTGCCTGGTTCAAGGATGAAAAGGATGCAACACTGGCAAGCGTTGTAAGACAAGCGGGAATTACCGTGCTCATCGGCACCTCCGGCCAGGCAAGCTGCTTTAACGAAGAAATAATCAGAGAAGTTTCAAGGCATACCGAACGCCCGGTGATCCTGCCCCTGAGTAATCCCACCTCTATGGCTGAAGCCGTTCCGGAAGATGTCTATCGCTGGACTGACGGCCGCGCCCTGGTGGGAACCGGCAGCCCCTTCCCGGCCGTTGAATTCGGCGGCAGAAAAATCCGCATCGGTCAATGCAATAACGTCTTTGTATTCCCGGGAGTGGGCCTGGGCGTGCTGGCATCAGGGGCAAGGGAGGTGCTGCCGTCCTTTTTCACCGCAGCGGCAAAAGCGGTTGCCGAACAGGTATCTGCCGCCGATCTCAAAAAAGGCATACTTCTGCCGCCGGTGAACGACCTGAGAAAGGTGAGCCGGGAAGTTGCCCATGCAGTAGGACTAACCGCGATTAAAGAGGGATTGAGCGGACTCTGCGTCTACAGTAGATTCCAGCATGACAATGATCCGCAACGCCTTGAAACCCTCATCGATAAAATGCGCTGGAAACCAAAATACCTGCCCCTTGAGCCGGTGTAAAACACCACAAAATCCCATCATTCTCTTGATTATTCTTTTTTACTCTTATCAATCAAGGCGCAGAAACTCTCCTTTTCATCCCCGGAGCAGCTTTTCATCACCGAGGCCTTCATAAGCAACGGCGTGATCAGCGTGGTCACAAATGCCATGAATACCAAGGCTGAAAACTGGGTCCCGGTAAGTAGCGGTTCGACGATCAGGCCCTTTGCCATCAATTCATTACTGAGACTGATAACAATTGCCGCAATAACCAGCTCTACGGCACCCCGGCCATTCATCCCATAACCGATCAACAAAGATTCACGACTGGTTCTACCAAAAAGTCGGACCCCGGCAAAACACCCCGCAACTTTGCCAAAAACCGCAACTAGTGTGATAGCCGAGGCAAAAAGGATAAAATTCACCGACCAGTCGATGTGCAGATGAAAAGCAAGGGAAACGAAAAATATCGGAGTAAGAAAGCCATAGCTCAACCCGTAAAATCTCGTGTTAATAATTTCATACACTTTTTCATTGGGAATGCCGCGTCGCACGAACTGTCCGGCCAGAAATGCACCGATGACAAAATGCAGGCCCGCTTTTTCAGCAAACAACCCGAAGAACAAGGCGACAAGGATGGCAAAGGTAAATGCCTTGCCGCCGATGTCTTTCAGGCGTTTCCCGAGAAACGGCACCAGGAATTCACCGGAAAGTATGGTCACCCCGAAAAAAAGCACCACTTTGAAAATAAGTTTTATAAACTCGTGTATTTCAAGAGTGCCGCTCTTGACCATGCCGATGAGGATGGACAAGGTCACCAGGGAAAGAATATCATCGACAATGGCGGCGCCAAGGATGACATGCCCGACATCCGAACGATGGATCTGCATATTTTCAAGGATTACCGCCTGGACGGCGATGGCGGTAACCGACAATCCCACCCCGATAAAAAGCGCCTGATACACCGTGCCTCCGAAAGCCTTGGTGACGAAAAAACCCAGGACAAAAGGCAGAACAAAACCGCCGATTGCTGTGGCGATTGACGGCCAGATATTTGCCAGGAGTTTTTTAGGGTCCATTTCCATGCCCGCATGGAACATGGCAAGAAATATTCCCAGCTCGGCAAGAAACTCCAATTGGTCGGTCATCTGAACGATGCCAAGTATTGGCGGACCGATAATCAACCCGGCAACGATCTCGCCCAGCATCACGGGAAGACCCATGCGGGAAAAAATAAACCCCATGAACCAGGCCGAGGTAAGAATCACCAAAAGAGTTATTATTAAATCCTGGGTAAGCATAATTGATTGGTTTCCTTGTTCTCTTCGCTTAAATTTTATGATACATAAACTTCCGGGGAGATGTTCTTCTTGCGCAAACACGGGAAAAAGACAAGACAGGAATAGTAAATCCAACCATTAACCGCAAAGATTATCAATGAAAAGCTGGGAAAAAACTCTCCGGAACGCCATCACCCGACCTGCCCAATTACCGTGGGAGATAATGGACCCACACCGCCTTGATGAGGTCGTATCAACCTATCCCATGCGGATTAACTCCTATTATCTCAGTCTGATCAAAAAGGTTGGCGATCCGATCTGGAAGCAGGCGGTTCCAGACATTCAGGAACTCGAAGACAATGTCTGCATCCCCGATCCTCTTGATGAAGAAAACTTAAGCCCGGTCCCCAACCTGATCCACAAATATCCGGACCGGGTGTTATTCCTGGTCACCTCGCAATGCGCCATGTATTGCCGGTTCTGCACCCGAAAAAGAAAAGTAGGCACCGACCGGATGCAGATTACCCGGGAGACGATCAGCGCTGGCCTCGAATATATCCGCAAAACGCCGGCAATCAGGGATGTGCTGGTGTCAGGCGGCGATCCGCTGCTGCTGGAAGACGATCAACTGGAAGGGATTCTCAAATCATTGCGGAGTATTCCCCATGTTGAAATCATCCGCCTCGGCACCCGGGTCCCCTGCACCCTGCCCATGCGGGTCACCATCAGACTCGCTCATATGCTCAAACGTTACCACCCGATTTATATCAACACCCACTTCAATCATCCGGACGAAATCACCCCGGAAGCAAGCCTTGCCTGCGCACGCCTCGCAAACGCAGGAATTCCCATGGGCTGCCAGACAGTTTTACTCAAAGGCGTTAATGATAATCCTGAATTAATCAAAAAATTAATGCATAAACTTTTGCTTATCCGGGTAAAACCGTATTATATTTTCCAAGGAGACATGACAAAGGGTACGAATCATTTCAGGACAACTGTCGAATCCGGCATCACAATTTTGAAATCACTTATCGGCCACACCTCCGGACTGGCAGTTCCAACTTATGCGATTGATGCGCCGGGAGGCGGCGGCAAAATACCCATATTGCCTGAATATATCAGCAGGTTCGGCAAGGAAATTGTCTTTGAAAATTATCTTGGCACAACCTGCAGTTACCTGAATGGAGACCCTTATTAATTGAAATTTCTGAGTAGACTTAACTGACTGAACACAAGTGAATTAATCAGCGACTTTGATCAAGTTAGGCAATTTGAATTTAGAATTCAGTAGTCAGAAAACAGGAGAAATGCTGTAAAATCAGTCATTTTTGAATTCTTAATACTGGCTCCTGAATTCTTCCGACAGTGAATCAATGGCATTAATTTTCAAAATAACTACAGAATTTCAATCAATTAGAACAAACCAGAAAGTTGAGTTATTAACTGAAGACTTCATAAAACGGAACACAGACACCATGGAAAGAAAAATCCTCGTCGCCACTGACACTTCGGTGTATTCGACAAACGAAATTAATTACCTGGCCAGATTATTTACCGATCTGGAAGACATTCACCTGGATCTCTTCTGTGTGGTTCACACCTCGGCCATGGCCGCCGGCAGCGGCTGGGTTGACGAGCTTGACCTGATGGCGGCCATCAGCCCAGAAACCCGCAA
This genomic window contains:
- a CDS encoding succinate dehydrogenase/fumarate reductase iron-sulfur subunit, yielding FQTLETGPISTDMSFLEMLDVVNEQLIHKGEEPVAFDHDCREGICGTCGAVVNGEPHGPEKKTTLCQLHMRNFKDHDTLVIEPFRSRAFKLIKDLIVDRSAFDQIIAEGGYVSVNTGGAPDANALPVAADKAEQALDAAECIGCGACVAACPNASAMLFVGAKISHLALLPQGEPERKRRALAMVRKMDELGFGNCGNIRHCEEACPKGVSIRNIARMNREYIKASLFSE
- a CDS encoding NAD-dependent malic enzyme — encoded protein: MPQDTYSFIYDDYGNTKKIQVFTRGLGVQNNNYTNKGTSFTRKERAGLKLEGLIPPAIRPMESQIRNNLAVFNEKQSDIEKFIYIRSLFDRNATLAHALIASDIESFMRIIYTPTVGLACQQYSSMFRKANGLHFYPDNIDQAEDILQQYGHRDIRVAVVTDNQGILGIGDQGAGGIAICLGKLMLYTQGAGIAPWHCLPISLDVGTDNKVLLADENYLGWRHERLQGDEYVKFIQRFAKAFRTVYPNALCQWEDFSKQKAFAIRDTYLHDLISFNDDIQGTGAITLAGILAAMKIKKQKLRDQVFLVHGAGAGGVGIAEQIESALLEEGLNTTQAREKIFTIDSRGLVTTGRRLDPYKEKFAKDPAVLAWFKDEKDATLASVVRQAGITVLIGTSGQASCFNEEIIREVSRHTERPVILPLSNPTSMAEAVPEDVYRWTDGRALVGTGSPFPAVEFGGRKIRIGQCNNVFVFPGVGLGVLASGAREVLPSFFTAAAKAVAEQVSAADLKKGILLPPVNDLRKVSREVAHAVGLTAIKEGLSGLCVYSRFQHDNDPQRLETLIDKMRWKPKYLPLEPV
- a CDS encoding cation:proton antiporter; translated protein: MLTQDLIITLLVILTSAWFMGFIFSRMGLPVMLGEIVAGLIIGPPILGIVQMTDQLEFLAELGIFLAMFHAGMEMDPKKLLANIWPSIATAIGGFVLPFVLGFFVTKAFGGTVYQALFIGVGLSVTAIAVQAVILENMQIHRSDVGHVILGAAIVDDILSLVTLSILIGMVKSGTLEIHEFIKLIFKVVLFFGVTILSGEFLVPFLGKRLKDIGGKAFTFAILVALFFGLFAEKAGLHFVIGAFLAGQFVRRGIPNEKVYEIINTRFYGLSYGFLTPIFFVSLAFHLHIDWSVNFILFASAITLVAVFGKVAGCFAGVRLFGRTSRESLLIGYGMNGRGAVELVIAAIVISLSNELMAKGLIVEPLLTGTQFSALVFMAFVTTLITPLLMKASVMKSCSGDEKESFCALIDKSKKE
- a CDS encoding KamA family radical SAM protein gives rise to the protein MKSWEKTLRNAITRPAQLPWEIMDPHRLDEVVSTYPMRINSYYLSLIKKVGDPIWKQAVPDIQELEDNVCIPDPLDEENLSPVPNLIHKYPDRVLFLVTSQCAMYCRFCTRKRKVGTDRMQITRETISAGLEYIRKTPAIRDVLVSGGDPLLLEDDQLEGILKSLRSIPHVEIIRLGTRVPCTLPMRVTIRLAHMLKRYHPIYINTHFNHPDEITPEASLACARLANAGIPMGCQTVLLKGVNDNPELIKKLMHKLLLIRVKPYYIFQGDMTKGTNHFRTTVESGITILKSLIGHTSGLAVPTYAIDAPGGGGKIPILPEYISRFGKEIVFENYLGTTCSYLNGDPY